From the Moorena sp. SIOASIH genome, the window TCAGCACCCAAGGCTGATGCCTGTTCCAGAGAATCATCATGTTTGCCAGCTAGAATAATTTTGGTAGCACCTCTCAAGCGCGCTACCTGAAGGAAGCTCAGTCCCACACCGCCATCACCAATAACTACCACACAATCGGACAAACCAATATTAGATAAGTCAATACCCTGAAGGATACAGGCTAGTGTTTCTGTAAAGGCAGCAAACTCATAGGGAATTGATGAAGGCAGCTCAACGATACCGCTAGCCAGGGAAGCCGGAACGCATACAAACTCAGCCATGCCACCGGGTTGTAACTTAGTTGGGTTGAGGCAATGGCCTAATGCTCCTCGCTGACAGTAAAAACACTCTCCACAGGGTTTTTCTGGGTTGACGGTAACGCGCATCCCTGGTTTGACTTTGGTAACACCCTCCCCTACAGCAACAACATCTCCCGCCAGCATCCTACCAAAAATGACTGGAGGATTATGTTTGGCGTGTCCCACTAATACCGCCCGTGCGTGCATCGCACAAAAGAAACACTTCTGAACTTGTATCAAAACTTCCCCTGGGCTAGGTTCAGGTCGGTCTATTTTTTCTAAGCGAAAGTTCTCACGTCCTGGACCATACCAGACCGCAGCCTGCATGGTTGTCATAATCTCTTGCTCCAATGTTGTTTACTGTGGGTGGATCTGATTAACGCTGTTTGACTCTGTGGTGCGTTACGGGCAGCAACCTAACTCTGGCTACCGAGAAAATTAGAACCCCCCTAACGCACCCTACGCAACTGTGGTGCGTTAGGGGCAGCAACCTAACTCTGGCTACCGAGAAAATTAGAACCCCCCTAACGCACCCTACTAGGTTTAGTTATATTCAGCTAAAAACGTTTTCAGCCAAGGCTCAGTGATCTGTTCTAGTGAATTAAGGGTGACATCTGCGATCGCAAAACGTTTATCCTCTAGATTTTCTGGTGCTGGAACTGCAATACATGCCATGCTGGCAGCTTTGGCACTAATCACGCCACGAACCGAGTCCTCTAAGGCAACACACTTGGTTGGTTCTATACCCAGACGACGGCTAGCGGTGAGATATACTGCTGGATGGGGTTTACCAAATTCCTCCGCTTCTGCTGATGTAATCACATCAAAGGCATCTTTTAAATCGAGCCGTTTGAGTACTGTATCAATTAGACCGATGGGAGATGAAGTGGCTAGGGCTAGGGGTAAGTTTAATTCCCGACACAAGTTTACGGCTTCAATTGCACCTGGCATCGGTTGTCCCATGGTCATCAATAGGTCACTCATCCGAGCGATCATTGTTCGACATACCTCAGCTTGGCTCATACCAGTCCAAGGAAATCGAGCATACCAATACTTGACCACCTCATCGTTTCGCAAACCCATTGTTTGAGAAGACATACTCTCGTTCATGGGAATGCCAAGGTCATTGAAGACTTCGATTTCTACCTTCGACCAAAACGGTTCACTATCAATTAGTAAACCATCCATATCAAAGATCACAGCTACATCCTGCATCAGAATCTTCCTCAAGCGTCGAGATCTACAACAGTTCGGGTTCCAGGCTGTGGACTCCAATTAGTCAATTCTATAGGAAGCTTCTCGAGAGGGATAAACCGACCCAACAGTTGTTCAAAGAATGCCTCGTCGCCCTTGATGGATGCGATCGCAGCAGCAATGGTTTCGTCTGTAGCACCAGCAAAAGATGTTATTACCGCAATCTCTCGCATAAATAACTCATGGGGAGAAATCGGTAAAGAAATCCCTGGTTTAGGAACACCATAGATACAGACTAAACCGCCCTTACGAACAAGATCCAGTGCTGTAGCCAGACCCCCTGGTGAACCGGAACATTCCACCACCACGTGTGCCTGGTTTGGTTCTGGAACTTGGATCCGTTCAATTCCCAATTTGTTTAGCCAAGGGAGCGGCTCTTTGGTGATATCATAGACTTTAATCTCTCCCTTGAAGTTGGGGGAATGATTTAGGAGGTAGGTAATTATAGTACCTGAAATCCCCCCCCCAATCACCAGGACTTTAGGGTGTGAAGTAGCTAATAGATTAACACCAGCTAAAATCCGTTTTACTCCCCTTACTGCACAACTTAAAGGCTCAATCAGCACCCCTAAAGATGGATTGGATAATTCAAAAGGATGTAGGGAATTTATAGGAGCACAAATTTGCTCAGCATACCCTCCATGTTCATTTACTCCAAGTTCTTGGAGATTGATGCAGTGACTAGTTAATCCCTCTAAACAATAACTACATTTTCCACAGGAAATCTCATTATTGAGGGCAAAATGACCTTTTTGATTAGGCAGGCTACAGACTACTTCATGACCAAGAATACAATCTTTATCTAAGCCTGCTGCGGTTAGTTGCTGGTCTGTTTTACAGACTCCCACAAATTCCACCTTAGCAATTACTTCATTATCTTGAGTCTTGCTAGGCTCAGGAAACTCGCGAATTTCTACTTGATTGGCTTTGGATAAAACTGCTGCTCTCATCAAATAGCTCCTACGGTTTCAGCGGTTGGACATAATAGGATATCAAGCTTTTGTAGGACTTGATCTAAAACACCAATAGTGCAATCAATTTCCTCGTAGCTGATATCAAGATAAGGAGCAAATTTCAAAACGTTCAGGTCGTATCCTCCGGTTTGGAGAATCATGCGCCAACTCTGGTCTTTCCAAATAAAATCATTATCCTGAGCAATGCTTGCTGCTAGTTTGGCAGACCCTTTATAAGGTATACCCTTTTCATCAGCAAAAACCATGTTAAGTATAAGTCCGAGTCCATCTACGCTATAGACACAGGAATGACGGGCTTGGAGTTCTTTTAGTTTGGTCAAAAAGTACAAACCTTTTGCTGGTACTGATCTTTCGTAGTCTTGTGCCAGCATATAACGCCATGTTGCTAAAGCAGCAGCAGTTCCGAGAGGATGGTTAGCAAAGTTGCTGTGGGCGTGTCCAGGAGTGAAAAAGTCTGGTGCTACTAGGTCTTCTCGCGCCCAGACTAAGCTAACTGGACTCAAACCATTGGTGAAGGATTTGCTCAACGTAATAATGTCTGGCACAAACCCAAAATGTTCGAAGGCAAATAATTTACCAGTACGGTACATCCCAACTTGAATTTCGTCATCAAATACAAGAAGTCCGTGCTTTTCTCGTAACTCACTGATAAACCCTTTAAAGAAATCCCTGGGTGGGATGGTGTAGCCTCGTCCTTGACAAGGTTCTACAACTATGGCACCCACTTCTGAACTAGTTTCACTTGCGATGCCATAAAATTCGTTGGAGAATGCCTTGCGAATCATGCGCTCGCAGTATAAGTCACAGGTTTCTCGTTCTTTTTCATAGAAACACTGAGCGCAGTTAGCAAACGGCAACATAACTGCCCGTTCTGAGAACTCATTAAAGTACTGTCGATATCGATGACTACTCGAAAGGTTGAGAGTACCAAGAGAGCGACCATGATAACCACCCATCATCACAGCTACTTTATTCTTACGGGTGTTTTTACGAATAATCTTTAGGGCATCTTCCACCACAAGTGCGCCGCCCACATTAAAAGATACTCGGCCTTTGACACCGGTTCTTTCATACATCGCATCTACTACTTGTTTCGCGATTAATAATTTTTCACGATGTAGAAAGTCGCCATTAGCTTGAGGTAATGTATGGAGTTGTTTAGTAACCTCTGATTCAATCTCTGGATTGCGATACCCAAAGTTACAACTTGAGTGCCACATTCCCGTATCGATATAGGATTTGCCCTCATCGTCGAAAACCAATCCCCCCTTACAACCAGTTACAATGATTGGTCGTTCTTGATAGTGAACCGTATCCCCCCAACATAGATATTCCTGATCAATTTCGCGCAGAGCCTGGCTGTCGATTGTAGTTGGTAAATCTAGTTTTTCTTTATCTAATACTGGGATTTTGTTGACCCCTTGGTTAAAGGGCATTTCTATACTATTGCCATCCCATTCTTCAGCCATTTTTGACGCTCCTTGGTTAATGTCGGTCATGAGCTCACTTTTTTTGTTTTACCTTTTCTGCACAGGGTAAGCGCAATAATCTATCAAGATGCAGTCTGATCGGTACTCTTGAAAAGAATTACAAGAGTACTACAATTCACTGCTTAATATGAGCCTAATCCTTGCTATTGCTCTGGATCAGATTTTGGGTTGATTTTTTTTTCGCTTACCGGAATTTTCTGCACCCAGAGAATCCTATCACAGGATAAGGAAATGATCTGGATTTAAAATATTAAAAAATTGTTAAGCTTAACCAAAACAAAATTTCTTTCCAGAACACTTGACAATTTATTATCTATATGATAAAAAAAATTATCAAAAATACTAACTATAAACGGTGTAACTTCAAGTCAGTTCCAGAACACTTGACAAATTATTATATATGTGATAATTTTTTCTTATATAAAACCCTAACTATAAACGGTATAACTTCAAGTCAGTTGCTTTATCCTTTACGCGATAAAGCTTTGATTAGTATTTTTAGGGAGCAGGGACTTCGGAGCAGGTAACAGGAAATAGGGAATAGCGATGCAGCTTCGGAACAGGGGAGGCAGTGCGGTCAAAGGAGGCCACCCCATGAGCAACTGCCGTGGTTTCCCCCACTCGCGCTTTGCATCAAGACGGGAACAGGGAAAAAATTCTGTGTACCTCAGGTGCGACCCGAACGCGCCCCGCGTCGGCTTTGCCGAAAGGCGCGACCTGTGAATATTATTTATACGGCTATTTTTTTTTGCTTTCAATTTAATCCAATCGACAAGCTATCGAGATTTTTTTTTGGAAAGACTTAGGGAAAGTTAACTCTTCTCTGATCCCAACAATAAACACCCGTTACCAGGATTGAATAATGCCATAATCAGCGGCATCAACTAATCGAAAAACTACCTTGTATTTAACCTCTTCCTAGTTACCTGAAGTATGGAGTTGTTCCAGTCTCTTAAGATGATCCTCCCAGTCTTCCCAATCCTTCGTTGTTTTAACTAACACGACGGCATAGTCACTCTGGAAGAGCCCTATAAATATCGTAAAAATGTGCTAATTTTTGTAAAGTTTTGTTTCACAATTAAACACATCTCCCAGAGATATATTTAGAATAATATTGGTTGGTTTCCTAACGACTTGGCAATAATGGCGTACGCAGAACACGAATACTAGGGATTTGCCAGCCCTACCTTGATCACTAAAAGCTAAATTGGTCGATTAACTTGCCTGTACGTGTTGTATTACTATATAACCCTGATCGAGGCTCTCACTTTCAACGCACAATCACTTATCTATCTCCCTTATTAAGGTCGGAATACCCTGACAATAGTTCCCACCTGGCTCAATAACAAACTCAGCCAATTTACGAGCCGTGAGTAAGCGTTGAAATTCAACTAGTTCTTTGGCTTGACTGTGGACTGACAACTTGATTAAAGAATTATTGGTATCTGACTTTTTTGAACTGCTTGTTAAGGGATTAGCATAGTGACGAGTTGTGTAAATTATTTCCCCAATAGCGAGTCGAAATTCTTGAGTTTAGTGGATTTATTAGGCAACAGAGCGCAAGGGATGCCTAATCAGCAAGCCTATATCTTTCTGGAAAACGGAGAAACCCCCTCAGGGAGTCTTACTTATGGGGAATTAGATGCAAAAGCCCGAGCGATCGCATTTCATCTCCAATCCATGCAAGGAGAACGGGCTTTATTGCTATACCCTTCTGGATTAGAATTTATTACAGCTTTCTTTGGCTGTTTGTATGCGGGGGTAATAGCTGTGCCAGTTTATCCTCCAAGACGCAATCAGAAATTGTCTCGGTTGCTAAATATCATTAATGATGCTCAAGCTGATGTAGCACTGACCACCACATCGATACTGGCTGACATTGAGCAAAGGTGGGAAGAGGAAGCGGAGTTAGCGCAGTTGCAGTTGGTAGCTACAGATACAATTGTTGCTAATGGTCAAGAGTTTGTACCTCAATCAGTGACACGGTCGAGTTTGGCGTTTTTGCAATATACTTCCGGTTCCACAGGAACACCAAAGGGGGTGATGGTGACCCATGGCAATATCATCCACAACCAGCAGATAATCCATCAGGCATTTGGTCATAGCGAGCAGAGTATTGGTGTAGGTTGGTTGCCATTGTTCCATGATATGGGATTGATTTTTAATGTCGTACAGCCAATGTATCTGGGATTTCCCAGTATTCTGATGCCTCCAGTGGCATTTCTGCAGAAGCCGATTCGTTGGTTAAAGGCGATTTCTAACTATAAGGCGACTACCAGTGGCGCACCCAATTTTGCTTATGATTTATGTGTCAAAAAAGTTCAAGAAGAACAATTAGCATTTCTTGACTTGAGCAGCTGGGATGCGGCTTTCAATGGGGCAGAACCAGTACGGGCAGACACTCTGGAGCAATTTGGTCAAAAATTTGCGAACTGTGGTTTTAATTACAGTGCCTTTTATCCTTGCTATGGCATGGCGGAGACTACTCTGCTTGCTACCGGTGGACAGAAGAATCAATCGCCGGTGATTCAGGGGGTATTGGCAGGGGAATTAGAACAAAATTCGGTAGTAGAGAGTGAAATTTCCTCGGATGAAAGTCGAAGGTTGGTGGGTGTTGGTCATCCTTACCTGGACACAACAGTAATTATCGTTAACCCTGAGTCGTTAACTCCGAGTGAACCAGGACAAGTAGGAGAGATTTGGGTTAGCGGTGGAAGTGTAACTTCTGGGTATTGGAATCGCCCCCAAGCAACAAAAGAAACCTTTCAAGCTTATCTGAAAGATATAGGGGACGGACCTTTTTTACGTACAGGGGACTTAGGTTTTTTTAGTAAGGGGGAACTGTTTGTTACAGGAAGACTAAAGGATCTAATTATCATTAGAGGTCGCAATCATTATCCCCAAGATATTGAATTAACTGTTGAAAACAGCCATCCTGCTTTACGAAGTCATTGTAGTGCTGCCTTTTCTGTAGAGAGGGATGGAGAGGAACGCTTGGTGGTTGCTGGTGAGGTGGAACGAACTCACCTACGCAAGCTGAACACAGAGGAGGTAGTTAGAGAAATTCAAATCGCCCTATCAACAGAACATGAATTAGACGTTGATGGGGTGGTTTTGTTGAAGACGGGGAGTATTCCTAAGACCTCTAGTGGAAAGATTCAACGGCGTGCTTGTAAGCAAGGATTTTTAGAAGGGAGTTTGAATGTCGTAGGCCAGTGGCAGAAAACTTTATCCCAGGGTGAATACGTAGCACCACGCACCCCAACCGAAGAAATAATCGCCAACATCTTCGCTTCTGTTCTAGGAGTGAAAGATGTAGGAATACATGACAACTTCTTTGAAATCGGAGGACATTCTCTACTTGCCACTCAATTAATTTCCCAACTGCGAGTAACCTTCAACAGAGAAATACCCCTAAGACAAGTATTTTCAAGCCCGACAATCGCTCTTATTTCGCCGAAATTAACCCAATTACTGACCACAGAAAACCAATTAAGTCTTCCTTTGATTCAACCAAGAACCGATAGTGAACAATTACCCCTATCATCGGCTCAAAAAAGACTGTGGTTCCTCAACCAACTAGAAGGAATTAGTGCCACTTATAACATACCAGTAGCCCTTAGAATCACTGGCAACTTGATCATTAACGCCCTAGAACAAGCCTTATCAGAAATAATCAGTCGTCACGAAGTAATACGGACAAGTTTCTCCACTATTAATGGCACACCAACACAGGTAATTCACCCCGACAGCACCATCAACATCAATGTAGTAGACCTACAACAATACCCAGACCAAGAACGGGAAACCATCTTACAGCAAGAAGTAAAACAGGAAGCAACAACCCCCTTTGACCTAGAGATAGCACCATTAATCCGTTGTAAATTATGGCAACTAGACACTACCGAGTATGTGTTAGTGCTGACGATGCACCACATAGTCTCTGATGGTTGGTCGATGGGAATATTAATCGAAGAACTATCAAGTTTATATCAAGCAATAGCGGCATCAGAACCATCCCCCTTACCCGAATTAGCGATTCAATATGCTGACTTTGCCCTTTGGCAAAGACAATGGTTAACTGGGGAAATCCTAGAAAACCAATTTAATTACTGGAAACAGGAATTAGAGGGTGCTTCAGAATTATTAAAATTACCCACAGACCATCCTCGTCCCCATGTAATGAGTTACCAGGGGAGTAGTGAAAGTTTTAGTTTAACCGCTGAACTAACCCAGAAGCTGCAACAGTTGTCTGTGAACGCAGGTAGTACCTTATTTATGACCCTGCAGGCAGCGTTTGCCACCTTACTCTATCGTTACAGTGGACAATTTGATATTTTAATTGGTTCACCCATAGCCAATCGCAACCGCCGTGAAATAGAGCCACTAATTGGCTTCTTTGTCAATACCTTGGTGTTGAGAACTCGTTTTGAACATAATCCCAGTTTTTCCCAGTTGCTCAGGCAAGTTAGGGAAACCACACTCAACGCTTATGAACATCAGGATGTACCTTTTGAACAGGTAGTATCCGCATTGCAACCCCAACGGTCTTTGAGTCATTCCCCCCTGTTCCAGGTGATGTTTGTGCTACAGAATGCACCGATGGGAAAATTAGACTTACCAGGTGTGACATTGAGTCAGTTCAATCAACACAGTACGATTGCTAAGTTTGATTTGACCCTGTCAATGACGGAAACAGAGATGGGATTGGTGGGGACATGGGAATACAACACAGACTTATTTGATGGGTCAACTATTAAAAGGATGGCTACTCATTTCCAGAACTTGTTGTCAGCAATTGTGGAAAATCCCCAACAAGTAGTCTCAGAGTTACCTTTATTGAGTGTAGAGGAACGTCATCAACTGTTAGTGGAGTGGAATGATACTACCAGTGACTATCCCAAAGATAAATTCATTCATCAGTTAGTCTCCGAGCAGGTCGAGAAAACACCCAATGCTATAGCCGTGGTGTTTGACCAACAGCAGTTGACTTACCATCAATTAAATCAAAGGGCGAACCAATTAGCACATCACCTACAAAACTTAGGAGTAGGACCAGAGGTACTGGTAGGTATTTGTGTGGAACGTTCTATACAGATGGTCGTGGGATTGTTAGGGATATTGAAGGCTGGTGGTGCTTATGTACCCCTCGATCCTAATTATCCCCCAGAACGACTGAGTTATATGTTGGCAGATTCGGGTGCTGAGGTGTTGTTGACTCAACAGTCGTTACGAGAATCTTTGCCACAAAATCAAGCACAGGTGCTTTGCTTGGATAGTGATTGGGCAGCGATAGAGCAACACAGTGGAGAGAATCTTGATGTTGGGGTTCACTCAGATAATTTGGCTTATGTGATTTATACTTCTGGTTCTACAGGAGTTCCGAAGGGGGTTTTAGTTGCTCACCGTAATTTGGTTAATGCTTACTTTGCTTGGGAAGAGGCGTATCAACTCAAAACCGAAGCCAGAAAACACCTACAAATGGCTAGTTTGTCATTTGATGTTTTTGGAGGAGATTTAGTTCGTGCCCTTTGTTCTGGAGGAACATTAGTTTTATGCCCGACGATTGAAGATCTTTTGGATGCTGAGAAACTCTATGAATTGATGCTCTTTCAAGAGATTGATTGTGCTGAGTTTGTCCCTGCGGTAGTCAGAAATTTAATGGAATATCTTCACGAAACTAAGCAGGATTTGAGTTTCATGAAGGTAATGATAGTTAGTTCAGATAGCTGGTACATAGAGGAATATAAAAAATTAAGGGATTTGTGTAATGAAAAAACACATTTAATCAATGCCTATGGAGTAACAGAAGCTACTGTTGATAGTTGTTACTTTGACAATATTTGCCCACGAGGACTGTATGAAAAGTTAGTTCCGATTGGACGTCCATTTGCTAATACCAAAATCTACATCCTAGACAAACACCTCCAAGCAGTACCCATAGGAGTACCAGGAGAGTTGTACATCGGAGGTTATGGACTAGCCAGAGGATACCTCAATCGCCCAGAACTAACCACAGAAAAATTCATCACTAATCCCTTCTGTAATTCCCAATCCAAACGCCTTTACAAAACAGGAGACCTAGCGAGATACCTACCAGACGGTAACATTGAATTTATCGGTCGCATCGATAACCAAGTTAAAATTCGAGGCTTCCGCATCGAACTAGGGGAAATCGAAGCAGTCCTGTCCACCCACCCCCAAATCCAACAAACAGTAGTAATTGCCCGAGAAGATATTCCTGGTAACAAACGCTTAGTCGCCTACATAGTCAGTGAGGAAGAATCACTAACTACCAACCAAGTCAGAGAATTCCTTAAACAAAAACTACCAGACTACATGGTGCCCAATGCTTTTGTTACTTTAGACACCCTCCCCTTAACACCAAATGGCAAAGTAGACCGTTTTGCGCTGCCCGCACCTGATGGGGAAATTACCCGAGAAAATGAATACGTCGCACCACGTACAACCATAGAACTTGAACTGACTCAAATCTGGTCAGACGTTTTGAATCTCACCTCTGTCGGAGTACAAGATAACTTCTTTGAGCTGGGCGGTCATTCCCTTCTAGCTGTCCGTTTAATGTCCAAAATTCAACAACAATTCCAAATCAATTTACCTTTAGCAACCCTTTTCCAAAGTCCCACCATTGAACAACTAGCGAGCCTTCTGGGTTCTTCAGTAAATACACAAAACCCCATCTTAGTGGGCATTAAAACCAGTGGAAACCAACCTCCATTATTCTGTATTCACCCGGTTGGTGGCAATATCCTCTGTTATGCAGAGTTAGCTCGTCATTTAGATCAAGATTATCCAGTATATGGTTTACAATCTCTCGGTTTAGATGGACTACAGCAACCCTTAACTTCTGTTGAGGAGATGGCATCCCATTATATTGAGGCAATACAGCAAATTCAACCCCAAGGTCCCTATCATCTCATTGGCTGGTCTCTCGGAGGTGTAATTGCTTATGAGATGGCACAACAATTACAGGCTAAAAATGAGCCAGTGGCTCTTCTAACGTTAATAGACAGTTATGCACCTACTGTAATTCAGATGCCTTCAGAAATAGATCAAGCCATGATAGTAAATCTATTGGCTCAAGATTTGGGAGGTCTCTATGGTCAAGAGTTAGATATATCCCATGAAACACTTAGACAACTTGAACCAGACGAACAAGTTTTGCATCTATTTGAGCAAGGCAAACAGCAAGGGATATTGCCATCAGACCTAGAAATAGAGCAAATGCGTTCTTTATGGAAAGTTTTGAAAGCAAATATTACGGCATATTATCATTATAAACCAAAAGCTTATCCAGGTTCACTTCTCCTTATAAATGCTAGTCAAACTTCCCCAGGAGTAATTGAAGACCCAACCCACGGCTGGGGTTCTCTAGTTAATGGTGACATCCAAACTCACACTATTACTGGAGATCATTACACTATTATGAAAGCCCCTCAAGTTGAGGGTCTAACTGCAGAATTGAACAACTATCTATTGAACAACTAG encodes:
- a CDS encoding aspartate aminotransferase family protein; translation: MTDINQGASKMAEEWDGNSIEMPFNQGVNKIPVLDKEKLDLPTTIDSQALREIDQEYLCWGDTVHYQERPIIVTGCKGGLVFDDEGKSYIDTGMWHSSCNFGYRNPEIESEVTKQLHTLPQANGDFLHREKLLIAKQVVDAMYERTGVKGRVSFNVGGALVVEDALKIIRKNTRKNKVAVMMGGYHGRSLGTLNLSSSHRYRQYFNEFSERAVMLPFANCAQCFYEKERETCDLYCERMIRKAFSNEFYGIASETSSEVGAIVVEPCQGRGYTIPPRDFFKGFISELREKHGLLVFDDEIQVGMYRTGKLFAFEHFGFVPDIITLSKSFTNGLSPVSLVWAREDLVAPDFFTPGHAHSNFANHPLGTAAALATWRYMLAQDYERSVPAKGLYFLTKLKELQARHSCVYSVDGLGLILNMVFADEKGIPYKGSAKLAASIAQDNDFIWKDQSWRMILQTGGYDLNVLKFAPYLDISYEEIDCTIGVLDQVLQKLDILLCPTAETVGAI
- the hxpB gene encoding hexitol phosphatase HxpB, translated to MQDVAVIFDMDGLLIDSEPFWSKVEIEVFNDLGIPMNESMSSQTMGLRNDEVVKYWYARFPWTGMSQAEVCRTMIARMSDLLMTMGQPMPGAIEAVNLCRELNLPLALATSSPIGLIDTVLKRLDLKDAFDVITSAEAEEFGKPHPAVYLTASRRLGIEPTKCVALEDSVRGVISAKAASMACIAVPAPENLEDKRFAIADVTLNSLEQITEPWLKTFLAEYN
- a CDS encoding non-ribosomal peptide synthetase, with the protein product MTSCVNYFPNSESKFLSLVDLLGNRAQGMPNQQAYIFLENGETPSGSLTYGELDAKARAIAFHLQSMQGERALLLYPSGLEFITAFFGCLYAGVIAVPVYPPRRNQKLSRLLNIINDAQADVALTTTSILADIEQRWEEEAELAQLQLVATDTIVANGQEFVPQSVTRSSLAFLQYTSGSTGTPKGVMVTHGNIIHNQQIIHQAFGHSEQSIGVGWLPLFHDMGLIFNVVQPMYLGFPSILMPPVAFLQKPIRWLKAISNYKATTSGAPNFAYDLCVKKVQEEQLAFLDLSSWDAAFNGAEPVRADTLEQFGQKFANCGFNYSAFYPCYGMAETTLLATGGQKNQSPVIQGVLAGELEQNSVVESEISSDESRRLVGVGHPYLDTTVIIVNPESLTPSEPGQVGEIWVSGGSVTSGYWNRPQATKETFQAYLKDIGDGPFLRTGDLGFFSKGELFVTGRLKDLIIIRGRNHYPQDIELTVENSHPALRSHCSAAFSVERDGEERLVVAGEVERTHLRKLNTEEVVREIQIALSTEHELDVDGVVLLKTGSIPKTSSGKIQRRACKQGFLEGSLNVVGQWQKTLSQGEYVAPRTPTEEIIANIFASVLGVKDVGIHDNFFEIGGHSLLATQLISQLRVTFNREIPLRQVFSSPTIALISPKLTQLLTTENQLSLPLIQPRTDSEQLPLSSAQKRLWFLNQLEGISATYNIPVALRITGNLIINALEQALSEIISRHEVIRTSFSTINGTPTQVIHPDSTININVVDLQQYPDQERETILQQEVKQEATTPFDLEIAPLIRCKLWQLDTTEYVLVLTMHHIVSDGWSMGILIEELSSLYQAIAASEPSPLPELAIQYADFALWQRQWLTGEILENQFNYWKQELEGASELLKLPTDHPRPHVMSYQGSSESFSLTAELTQKLQQLSVNAGSTLFMTLQAAFATLLYRYSGQFDILIGSPIANRNRREIEPLIGFFVNTLVLRTRFEHNPSFSQLLRQVRETTLNAYEHQDVPFEQVVSALQPQRSLSHSPLFQVMFVLQNAPMGKLDLPGVTLSQFNQHSTIAKFDLTLSMTETEMGLVGTWEYNTDLFDGSTIKRMATHFQNLLSAIVENPQQVVSELPLLSVEERHQLLVEWNDTTSDYPKDKFIHQLVSEQVEKTPNAIAVVFDQQQLTYHQLNQRANQLAHHLQNLGVGPEVLVGICVERSIQMVVGLLGILKAGGAYVPLDPNYPPERLSYMLADSGAEVLLTQQSLRESLPQNQAQVLCLDSDWAAIEQHSGENLDVGVHSDNLAYVIYTSGSTGVPKGVLVAHRNLVNAYFAWEEAYQLKTEARKHLQMASLSFDVFGGDLVRALCSGGTLVLCPTIEDLLDAEKLYELMLFQEIDCAEFVPAVVRNLMEYLHETKQDLSFMKVMIVSSDSWYIEEYKKLRDLCNEKTHLINAYGVTEATVDSCYFDNICPRGLYEKLVPIGRPFANTKIYILDKHLQAVPIGVPGELYIGGYGLARGYLNRPELTTEKFITNPFCNSQSKRLYKTGDLARYLPDGNIEFIGRIDNQVKIRGFRIELGEIEAVLSTHPQIQQTVVIAREDIPGNKRLVAYIVSEEESLTTNQVREFLKQKLPDYMVPNAFVTLDTLPLTPNGKVDRFALPAPDGEITRENEYVAPRTTIELELTQIWSDVLNLTSVGVQDNFFELGGHSLLAVRLMSKIQQQFQINLPLATLFQSPTIEQLASLLGSSVNTQNPILVGIKTSGNQPPLFCIHPVGGNILCYAELARHLDQDYPVYGLQSLGLDGLQQPLTSVEEMASHYIEAIQQIQPQGPYHLIGWSLGGVIAYEMAQQLQAKNEPVALLTLIDSYAPTVIQMPSEIDQAMIVNLLAQDLGGLYGQELDISHETLRQLEPDEQVLHLFEQGKQQGILPSDLEIEQMRSLWKVLKANITAYYHYKPKAYPGSLLLINASQTSPGVIEDPTHGWGSLVNGDIQTHTITGDHYTIMKAPQVEGLTAELNNYLLNN
- a CDS encoding zinc-binding dehydrogenase — its product is MTTMQAAVWYGPGRENFRLEKIDRPEPSPGEVLIQVQKCFFCAMHARAVLVGHAKHNPPVIFGRMLAGDVVAVGEGVTKVKPGMRVTVNPEKPCGECFYCQRGALGHCLNPTKLQPGGMAEFVCVPASLASGIVELPSSIPYEFAAFTETLACILQGIDLSNIGLSDCVVVIGDGGVGLSFLQVARLRGATKIILAGKHDDSLEQASALGADLTVNVTRESLKDIVMAQTQGYGADVVIEAVGSGETYEQALTLLRCGGTAVGFGGTPPGTEFRGNPNLIHYRSLKIYGSYRYTPEHFRQAIELICTKKIDLEPIITNTVPFSKLTTEAVDIHNQPDCRALVIDF
- a CDS encoding alcohol dehydrogenase catalytic domain-containing protein, with protein sequence MRAAVLSKANQVEIREFPEPSKTQDNEVIAKVEFVGVCKTDQQLTAAGLDKDCILGHEVVCSLPNQKGHFALNNEISCGKCSYCLEGLTSHCINLQELGVNEHGGYAEQICAPINSLHPFELSNPSLGVLIEPLSCAVRGVKRILAGVNLLATSHPKVLVIGGGISGTIITYLLNHSPNFKGEIKVYDITKEPLPWLNKLGIERIQVPEPNQAHVVVECSGSPGGLATALDLVRKGGLVCIYGVPKPGISLPISPHELFMREIAVITSFAGATDETIAAAIASIKGDEAFFEQLLGRFIPLEKLPIELTNWSPQPGTRTVVDLDA